Proteins found in one Quercus robur chromosome 2, dhQueRobu3.1, whole genome shotgun sequence genomic segment:
- the LOC126716110 gene encoding NADH dehydrogenase [ubiquinone] 1 beta subcomplex subunit 3-B-like, with amino-acid sequence MAKKPLGPTGEFFKRRDEWRKHPMLTNQFRHATPGLGIALVAFGVYLVGEQVYKRILAPSPSHHHHQSTSAASH; translated from the coding sequence atggcGAAGAAGCCACTGGGACCCACGGGAGAGTTCTTCAAGAGGAGGGACGAGTGGAGGAAGCACCCGATGCTGACGAATCAGTTCCGGCACGCCACTCCTGGCCTGGGCATCGCCCTCGTTGCCTTCGGCGTCTACCTCGTCGGCGAGCAGGTCTACAAAAGGATCCTCGCTCCCTCTCCTtctcaccaccaccatcaatcTACTTCCGCTGCTTCTCACTGA